The following proteins come from a genomic window of Candidatus Zixiibacteriota bacterium:
- a CDS encoding GAF domain-containing protein, giving the protein MEADNIVPGEPISRFWSKINLMAEIAAVFRNAPADRAAYVRVLELIQQIIPFEAAVLCLLADHSEAGFEITSFGRKLDLSFYEEYIGEKNFLHWAGRQKTPVVLNTAHRDSSRHLQNEAVLVLPLIIKDRSIGIMIMVDGTRNSFRDKDIKLLTVLSYQIALSAERQIYLKELEQKNAELIIAHQHLQEAHEQLIGIEKLNAVRELAASVNHEVNNPLSVITGNVEYLLYINKGLNDNIINRLKIIQGEANRIAEINRRLLDIQDLVSEPYIPEDANVRMLNLEKSTSGVKK; this is encoded by the coding sequence TTGGAAGCTGACAATATTGTCCCGGGAGAACCGATCAGCAGATTCTGGTCAAAAATAAATTTAATGGCCGAAATCGCGGCGGTTTTCCGTAATGCCCCGGCTGACCGGGCCGCTTATGTCAGGGTCCTGGAATTGATTCAGCAGATTATTCCGTTCGAGGCGGCTGTCCTGTGTCTTCTGGCCGATCACAGCGAAGCGGGATTCGAAATAACCTCGTTTGGACGCAAGCTGGACCTGTCTTTTTACGAAGAGTATATCGGGGAAAAGAATTTTTTGCACTGGGCCGGCCGGCAGAAAACCCCGGTGGTTCTGAATACCGCTCATCGTGATTCCAGCCGCCATCTGCAAAACGAAGCCGTTCTGGTTTTGCCGCTGATTATCAAGGACAGGTCTATCGGGATCATGATAATGGTTGACGGGACACGCAACAGCTTTCGCGATAAAGATATCAAGTTATTGACAGTCCTCAGTTATCAAATCGCTCTTTCGGCGGAACGGCAGATATATTTGAAAGAACTGGAACAGAAAAACGCCGAGTTGATAATCGCCCATCAGCATTTGCAGGAAGCCCATGAGCAGTTGATCGGGATCGAAAAATTAAATGCCGTTCGTGAACTGGCGGCTTCGGTCAACCATGAAGTCAACAATCCGCTTTCGGTGATTACCGGAAATGTTGAATACCTGCTTTATATCAACAAGGGGCTAAACGATAACATCATCAACCGGCTGAAGATTATACAGGGTGAAGCGAACCGGATTGCGGAAATAAACCGCCGACTTCTGGATATTCAGGACCTGGTTTCGGAGCCATATATTCCGGAGGATGCAAATGTCCGCATGCTCAACCTTGAGAAATCAACCTCGGGAGTCAAGAAATGA
- a CDS encoding PilZ domain-containing protein — MKAEEAVIAEKNFDYSEIVGREVKIRTEQFAERILTSRVVAVSGNNLVIDRSKSEGLIDSLIGNQKVVVHFEYKGEPVAFESILSMPQKGRMQIPVAARIYPEINRKYPRIPIDQNVRLTYFDGASISSARLNKLKWIETKTIDIGGGGILVETPMGLPDDYFMILHLGLQGIELPQLLVGRIRHSRQQGENGFYAGVEFVVKETCRDILPQSLIRNLPPKLFEFNHQKRDDLSIFLVGKYRNNKLQE; from the coding sequence ATGAAGGCCGAAGAAGCGGTAATTGCCGAGAAGAATTTCGACTATTCCGAGATTGTCGGACGGGAAGTAAAAATCCGGACGGAGCAATTCGCCGAAAGAATTCTAACCTCAAGAGTAGTGGCGGTGTCCGGCAATAACCTGGTCATTGACCGGTCGAAATCGGAGGGGTTGATAGACAGCCTGATAGGCAATCAGAAAGTTGTGGTGCATTTTGAATATAAGGGCGAACCGGTGGCGTTCGAATCGATCCTGTCCATGCCCCAGAAGGGGCGGATGCAAATTCCGGTAGCGGCCCGTATATATCCCGAAATAAATCGCAAATATCCGAGGATTCCTATCGATCAAAATGTCCGCCTGACCTATTTCGACGGGGCAAGTATATCCTCGGCTCGCCTTAACAAACTCAAATGGATCGAAACCAAGACGATTGATATCGGAGGCGGGGGAATTCTGGTGGAGACGCCGATGGGTCTGCCCGATGATTATTTCATGATTCTGCATCTGGGTCTGCAGGGTATTGAATTGCCACAACTCCTGGTGGGACGGATTCGCCATAGCCGGCAGCAGGGTGAAAATGGCTTTTACGCCGGAGTGGAATTCGTGGTCAAGGAAACCTGCCGCGATATTTTACCCCAGAGTTTGATTCGAAATCTGCCGCCCAAACTGTTCGAATTCAATCACCAAAAGCGGGACGACCTGAGCATTTTTCTGGTCGGTAAGTATAGAAATAACAAGTTACAGGAGTAA
- a CDS encoding PAS domain-containing protein, with amino-acid sequence MTSLTDAISALDKTDRLKALLDDSPLGFFMVSRDGFIEYINHEAARITGFDRFEEAVGYPLHDIESVIGCGLMEAFNSSLSGKSFHRNEHHCTNRLGHYEVINVFCSPRRDADGSVIGFMAIVQDITESYRRKAELEQANEELSVMWQVSEALSSTADLDQVLKIILTGVTANQGLGFNRAFLFLINETDKTLNGEIAVGPRSPEEAGQIWAQLSRNQRTLIEFLNEYLKRESTSDFSLTSLISGWQIPLVEPTIFSRVIDEGVGKNAVVGADLDEESRKILARLQTANLAMAPIISKGRRLGLILADNQISHKPIIDADVQLLQTFANHTAVAIERSRLYDNLVEHAATLEEKNRQLADSQEQLVRIEKMSIIGELTSSIAHELRNPLTVIGGFANLMLSAAGNEAHSEYLNIILSEAKRAESVLHQVLDFSRASRTETRQIDFNQLVRQTYELLVSRIRNSHKQPSLKLTGDNLAVRGNPDQLRHAVYQFMNSTVEELTDECNIEFRTEAGPETVRFVINFIGQEKHRAKVARTLHQVFGSSTGTQKLSIIVAGETIKYHGGSFGLEGTADNMPRIYIELPQKRGDQDAQDTGR; translated from the coding sequence ATGACCAGTCTTACGGATGCAATTTCGGCTCTGGATAAGACCGACCGTCTGAAGGCCCTGCTCGATGACTCGCCACTCGGATTTTTTATGGTGAGCCGTGACGGTTTCATCGAGTACATAAATCATGAGGCGGCTCGTATTACCGGATTCGATCGTTTCGAAGAAGCTGTCGGTTATCCCCTCCACGATATTGAATCGGTTATCGGATGCGGGCTGATGGAGGCCTTTAACAGTTCTCTGAGCGGTAAATCCTTCCATCGTAACGAACATCATTGCACCAACCGTCTCGGACATTATGAAGTAATCAATGTTTTCTGCAGTCCGCGCCGGGATGCTGATGGATCAGTTATCGGTTTTATGGCCATTGTCCAGGATATTACCGAATCCTACCGCCGGAAAGCGGAACTGGAACAGGCCAATGAGGAACTGTCGGTCATGTGGCAGGTCTCCGAGGCGCTTTCCTCGACCGCCGATCTGGATCAGGTGTTGAAAATAATCCTGACCGGGGTGACTGCCAACCAGGGTTTGGGATTCAACCGGGCCTTTCTCTTTTTGATCAACGAAACAGATAAAACTCTAAATGGCGAAATCGCCGTCGGTCCCCGGTCGCCTGAAGAGGCCGGTCAGATTTGGGCCCAGTTATCCCGCAATCAACGAACTTTGATTGAATTTTTAAATGAATATCTGAAGAGAGAGAGTACCTCCGATTTCAGTTTGACATCGCTTATCTCCGGATGGCAGATTCCGCTCGTGGAACCGACAATCTTCAGCCGCGTTATTGATGAAGGAGTCGGGAAAAATGCTGTGGTCGGGGCGGATCTGGATGAGGAGTCCCGCAAAATACTGGCCCGTCTGCAAACCGCCAACCTGGCTATGGCGCCGATTATCAGCAAAGGCCGGCGGCTGGGTTTGATTCTGGCCGATAACCAGATCAGCCATAAGCCGATTATCGATGCCGATGTGCAATTACTGCAGACCTTTGCCAATCATACCGCGGTGGCAATCGAAAGGTCGAGGCTGTATGATAACCTGGTTGAACATGCGGCCACATTGGAGGAGAAGAATCGTCAGCTGGCCGACTCCCAGGAACAACTGGTCAGGATCGAAAAGATGTCAATTATCGGTGAACTGACCTCATCAATTGCCCATGAACTACGAAATCCCCTGACGGTTATCGGCGGATTCGCCAATCTGATGCTTTCAGCCGCGGGTAACGAGGCTCATAGCGAGTATCTTAATATAATACTATCCGAAGCTAAACGGGCCGAGTCGGTCCTGCACCAGGTCCTCGATTTTTCGCGAGCCAGCCGAACCGAAACCCGCCAAATCGATTTCAACCAGCTAGTCAGGCAAACCTATGAGTTGCTGGTGTCACGTATCAGGAACAGCCATAAACAGCCGTCATTGAAGCTGACCGGGGATAATCTCGCGGTCCGGGGTAATCCCGATCAACTGCGGCATGCCGTTTATCAGTTTATGAATTCGACGGTGGAAGAGCTGACGGATGAATGCAATATCGAGTTCAGGACGGAGGCCGGCCCCGAAACGGTCCGATTTGTCATCAATTTTATTGGTCAGGAGAAACATCGAGCCAAAGTCGCCAGGACGCTTCATCAGGTTTTCGGAAGTTCGACCGGGACACAAAAACTGTCAATTATTGTGGCCGGGGAGACGATAAAATATCATGGGGGCAGTTTCGGCCTTGAGGGGACAGCCGATAATATGCCCAGGATTTATATTGAATTGCCTCAGAAAAGGGGAGACCAAGATGCCCAAGATACTGGTCGTTGA
- a CDS encoding PilZ domain-containing protein, with translation MVQTTAPAKNNPLKVWDKIEIVIDDNGDKGLYVTRIEDLAGQKIIASKPEFVEGNKLLASKARIFVQVKKPDAVYRLPARIEIISGDRDSRVVLIPLGRFERMQRRNFVRIDFEIDIRYTLIKGSDKKFMGGSPQWVKSKTLNISAGGLLVKTEDDVEKDDIIMIRIRGYEEMGVPRLMTALCCRIVQIQKENYAGVEFITSEKLSRFFTATELVSLPDQVKRFDSATQNKLVRYIFDQQVKARQKGLI, from the coding sequence ATGGTACAGACAACGGCCCCGGCGAAAAATAATCCCCTGAAGGTGTGGGATAAAATCGAAATAGTCATAGATGATAATGGTGATAAGGGTCTTTATGTTACCCGGATCGAGGATTTGGCGGGGCAAAAAATAATCGCATCCAAACCGGAATTCGTGGAGGGCAATAAACTCCTGGCATCGAAGGCCAGGATTTTTGTCCAGGTCAAAAAACCGGATGCCGTTTATCGTCTCCCGGCCCGGATTGAAATTATATCCGGCGATCGCGACAGCCGGGTGGTACTGATTCCGCTGGGGCGATTCGAGCGGATGCAACGGCGTAATTTCGTCCGAATCGATTTCGAAATTGATATCAGGTATACACTGATCAAAGGTTCCGATAAAAAATTCATGGGCGGATCGCCTCAATGGGTTAAATCAAAAACACTGAATATTTCCGCCGGCGGGTTATTGGTGAAAACCGAGGATGATGTCGAGAAAGATGATATAATTATGATCCGCATTCGCGGCTATGAGGAGATGGGTGTCCCTCGCCTGATGACCGCTCTCTGCTGCCGGATTGTCCAAATTCAGAAGGAAAATTATGCCGGAGTGGAGTTTATCACCAGTGAGAAACTGTCCAGGTTTTTCACCGCGACGGAACTGGTTTCCCTACCCGACCAGGTTAAAAGGTTCGACAGCGCGACCCAGAATAAATTGGTGCGGTACATCTTTGACCAGCAGGTTAAAGCAAGACAGAAGGGATTGATCTGA
- a CDS encoding DUF2225 domain-containing protein, whose translation MTSESPLFLTKVECPICKTLNEFETIKVGAYTESESDTDFCPMNRTWRNPRYQQYNPLLFFTTTCSNCFYTREFNNRFKEWKDDAYFKTYRLKPIKERHLEQLARADSIIKAISAEMDPNRYPNETAILKLLLAIFDEQLNDKPDDLDLGRFYLRIGWIFREMGQGGIDNIQVVHGHISILDEKYAELKISLNEFNLRINEITAAVDDQFRDESIPADIRSTLYPYKDRYGVEVASLKEVVSLIEGKLDGLSQIMREHRSIALGGSSENGTPGFHDYNSFHNYLAHLKEKWDGVPVSEKEALTWAVRYYVKAYKDGRNIAKGNQQIQAMYLIAELSRRIGEYEQAKEYFNITIRTGQEFIHKHRGDQSRTALARKLLELAIEQGRSNLAEASPR comes from the coding sequence ATGACATCCGAATCACCGCTTTTTCTGACCAAAGTGGAATGCCCGATCTGCAAGACACTGAACGAATTCGAGACCATAAAGGTGGGCGCCTACACGGAGTCAGAAAGTGATACCGATTTCTGCCCCATGAACCGAACCTGGCGGAATCCCCGGTACCAGCAGTACAATCCGCTGTTATTCTTTACGACGACCTGCTCCAACTGCTTTTATACGCGGGAATTCAACAATCGCTTCAAGGAATGGAAAGACGATGCCTATTTCAAGACGTACCGGTTGAAACCGATCAAGGAACGCCATCTGGAGCAACTGGCCCGGGCCGATTCGATAATCAAGGCCATCAGCGCCGAAATGGACCCGAACCGGTATCCCAATGAAACCGCCATTCTCAAACTGCTTCTGGCCATATTCGATGAGCAACTCAACGACAAGCCGGACGATCTCGATCTGGGCCGGTTTTACCTGAGGATCGGCTGGATTTTCCGGGAGATGGGACAGGGAGGCATTGACAATATACAGGTCGTGCATGGGCATATCAGCATCCTCGATGAAAAGTACGCCGAGCTGAAAATTTCCCTTAACGAATTCAATCTCCGGATCAACGAAATCACGGCGGCGGTCGATGATCAGTTCCGGGATGAGAGTATTCCGGCCGATATCAGATCGACACTCTACCCATACAAGGATCGCTACGGGGTCGAAGTGGCCTCACTCAAAGAGGTGGTTTCTTTGATCGAGGGCAAGCTGGATGGTCTTAGCCAAATCATGCGGGAGCACCGCAGTATCGCGCTGGGCGGATCGAGTGAAAACGGGACCCCCGGATTTCACGACTATAACTCCTTCCATAATTACCTGGCTCATCTGAAGGAAAAATGGGATGGGGTCCCGGTCAGTGAAAAGGAAGCTCTGACCTGGGCGGTACGGTACTATGTGAAAGCGTACAAAGACGGGCGGAATATCGCCAAGGGAAATCAGCAGATCCAGGCCATGTACCTGATTGCCGAGTTATCCCGGAGGATCGGGGAATATGAGCAGGCCAAGGAGTATTTTAATATCACTATCAGGACGGGACAAGAATTTATCCACAAACACCGCGGCGATCAGAGTCGCACGGCCCTGGCCAGGAAACTGCTGGAATTGGCCATTGAGCAGGGGAGAAGCAATCTGGCGGAAGCCAGCCCGCGATAA
- a CDS encoding PilZ domain-containing protein, translating to MSKERTKLISEVDTGENVVSVREPFELKKNGNRRYIRLEISDPIGCSVLKDRSGGFWPEGEGPVYHASLLNLSAGGILIDCDSPMEDGTLVIMSLTLQGVELIDHIIGIVKRCEPDEDSNLIGIEFIPRENLTDFFSTIEYEAISSNLTSFDERLRRVLNKYVYYKRVAAEG from the coding sequence ATGAGTAAAGAAAGAACGAAATTGATTTCTGAAGTCGATACGGGCGAAAACGTGGTTTCGGTTCGGGAACCATTCGAACTGAAAAAGAACGGTAATCGCCGTTATATCCGCCTGGAAATTTCCGATCCGATCGGATGCAGTGTCCTTAAAGACCGATCGGGCGGGTTCTGGCCGGAGGGCGAGGGGCCGGTGTACCATGCTTCACTTTTGAATCTTTCGGCCGGAGGTATCCTGATCGATTGTGACAGCCCCATGGAAGACGGTACTCTGGTGATAATGAGTCTGACTTTGCAGGGAGTGGAACTGATCGACCATATTATCGGAATTGTTAAACGCTGTGAGCCGGATGAAGATTCCAATTTAATCGGAATCGAGTTTATACCCAGGGAAAATCTGACCGATTTCTTTTCCACAATCGAATATGAAGCGATCAGTTCAAACCTGACATCTTTCGATGAACGGCTGAGAAGGGTGTTAAACAAATATGTCTATTACAAAAGAGTGGCCGCCGAGGGATAA
- a CDS encoding AAA family ATPase, with translation MNNERRREFVKPGEIVDTRPTVVSFISGKGGTGKTVLAYNLVVIMAGMGYRCLLLDGDWYFGDVHILANVSPLYTLSDLIKGKVDVSEAVFRINSGLDLLASPSCGATVGDIRPADFDKLFTDFPKLFGDYEFILIDTPSGGVEMVSRVASMADINLIVINPEWSSIADGYGLFKYLISRNKDFLAYIFLNKVRGQEDYEYIYQKFTVLSERFLNRIPLGAGYLFDDQHVVDSVAKQKPIVEIYPGATAVEKLNRLSGLLVEVRKTELNRRKIMGQQDINSKKLLADIRK, from the coding sequence ATGAATAATGAACGGCGGCGGGAATTTGTAAAACCCGGGGAAATCGTTGATACGCGACCAACCGTGGTATCTTTTATATCGGGCAAGGGCGGCACCGGTAAAACGGTTCTGGCTTACAATCTGGTCGTTATTATGGCCGGGATGGGTTATCGCTGTTTGCTTCTCGACGGCGACTGGTATTTCGGAGATGTTCATATTCTGGCCAATGTCTCGCCTTTATACACTCTTTCCGACCTGATTAAGGGCAAGGTCGATGTTTCCGAAGCGGTTTTTCGTATTAATTCCGGTCTTGATTTGCTGGCCTCACCATCATGCGGTGCAACTGTTGGAGATATCCGTCCGGCAGATTTCGACAAGCTTTTTACCGATTTCCCCAAGCTGTTCGGGGACTATGAGTTCATCCTTATCGATACACCTTCGGGAGGGGTCGAAATGGTCTCCCGGGTGGCATCAATGGCCGATATCAATCTGATCGTAATAAACCCGGAATGGTCCTCGATTGCGGATGGTTATGGGTTATTTAAATACCTCATTTCGAGAAATAAAGATTTTCTGGCATACATTTTTCTTAACAAGGTAAGGGGGCAGGAAGATTATGAATATATCTACCAGAAGTTCACCGTTCTCTCCGAGAGGTTCCTGAACAGGATTCCCCTTGGGGCCGGTTATCTGTTTGACGATCAACATGTTGTTGATTCGGTGGCGAAACAGAAACCGATCGTCGAAATTTACCCCGGGGCAACGGCTGTTGAAAAATTGAACAGGTTGTCCGGACTTCTGGTGGAAGTCCGAAAAACGGAACTTAATCGCAGAAAAATAATGGGTCAACAGGATATAAACTCCAAAAAGTTATTAGCCGATATAAGGAAATAG
- a CDS encoding FliA/WhiG family RNA polymerase sigma factor produces the protein MTSTQKTRAKQVAGKGLKTSRIPVYEAKEAARPVRKKQDNTLEWLRYQRHGCSDARAELLRRYLPLVRNVAGRMAIGFPRSVELSDLINTGVIGLVEAFRNFDPDRGVKFETYAVPRIRGAILDELRALDWVPRSTRARSREIERAIVALGNDFGRMPSNDEVAEKLGYSMKELMTAMGDVSCASLLSLDETIYKEEDNHQVPRIETIRETNQQSALGDLEKSELRAFLVTAIDRLTEQEKLVIALYYFEELTLKEIGEVMSISESRVSQIHTKAVVKLRGMIKERFALSG, from the coding sequence ATGACTAGCACGCAAAAAACTCGAGCAAAACAGGTAGCCGGGAAAGGCTTGAAGACCAGCCGGATTCCGGTTTACGAAGCCAAGGAAGCCGCCCGGCCGGTCCGGAAAAAGCAGGATAATACTCTGGAATGGCTGCGCTATCAGCGGCACGGATGCTCCGATGCCCGTGCAGAATTACTCAGGAGGTATTTGCCTCTGGTACGCAATGTAGCCGGCCGAATGGCGATCGGATTTCCGCGCTCGGTGGAGTTGTCGGATCTGATCAACACCGGGGTGATCGGGTTAGTGGAAGCCTTTCGGAATTTCGATCCGGATCGCGGTGTCAAGTTCGAAACATACGCTGTACCGCGTATCCGCGGTGCCATACTGGATGAATTGCGCGCTCTGGATTGGGTGCCGCGTTCAACCCGGGCCCGATCCCGGGAGATCGAGCGGGCCATTGTGGCTCTGGGAAATGATTTCGGTCGGATGCCGTCCAATGATGAAGTAGCGGAGAAGCTCGGTTATTCGATGAAGGAGTTGATGACGGCGATGGGCGATGTTTCCTGTGCCAGCCTGCTTTCGCTGGATGAGACGATATATAAAGAAGAGGATAACCACCAGGTTCCTCGGATTGAAACGATAAGAGAAACCAATCAGCAGTCGGCCCTCGGCGATCTGGAAAAGAGCGAACTTCGCGCTTTTCTCGTGACGGCCATCGACCGTCTGACCGAGCAGGAAAAACTGGTAATTGCTCTTTATTATTTTGAAGAATTGACCTTGAAAGAAATCGGTGAAGTGATGTCGATTTCCGAATCGCGGGTATCACAGATACATACCAAGGCGGTGGTCAAGTTACGGGGGATGATCAAGGAGCGATTTGCCTTGAGCGGCTGA